The following proteins come from a genomic window of Leptospira barantonii:
- a CDS encoding LIC20153 family lipoprotein, whose translation MRNIRKYAKTAVILSLILGLFLTCKKDEKDDIDPILLLAGLVSNYNCSATVGGRVAGLPAMTATTSVQTLVYGKVPFVNHSIAAVKVTGATNGKKIVFTGRNVADFDEGTAGNVNAPLVYNTSACPLLDSAYDTTRATYTTTSEGQYGSVAGDGPYTYTLNATKGGDYYFVFYLASRTAEPPTTTFQLQ comes from the coding sequence CTGAGCCTTATCCTTGGTTTATTTTTAACCTGTAAAAAAGACGAGAAGGACGATATCGATCCGATCTTGCTTTTGGCAGGTCTGGTTTCCAACTATAACTGTTCCGCAACCGTAGGCGGAAGAGTGGCGGGACTTCCTGCGATGACCGCGACCACTTCCGTTCAAACTCTTGTTTATGGAAAGGTTCCGTTCGTGAATCACTCGATCGCGGCCGTAAAAGTCACCGGCGCGACCAACGGAAAAAAGATCGTTTTTACGGGACGTAACGTTGCGGATTTTGACGAAGGAACCGCAGGAAACGTAAACGCTCCTCTGGTTTACAATACATCAGCTTGTCCACTTTTGGATTCGGCTTATGATACGACTCGTGCGACTTACACGACTACAAGCGAAGGTCAATACGGTTCGGTTGCGGGCGACGGTCCTTACACTTACACTCTGAACGCGACTAAGGGCGGAGATTATTACTTCGTGTTTTATCTTGCTAGCAGAACCGCGGAACCTCCAACTACTACGTTCCAACTCCAATAA
- a CDS encoding HmuY family protein, whose product MDSIPNFKPLWKRTCIGFGILFFLSCLISCARQHPAIDEGELAFRQSILAIQKQIEEANNSKILSTDPNGDGSFTTKIRAVSYDVWIKYSFANKAQVFAADNAGGWDVGFQRFKLQTNGGLTHPGGNGGACMTNPVLTDFNAASASTSSALGCTNAFFLPDTNVSEVAAGGVQTNYVGSDVLNKWFNYTLAFLQPNNKIFVIRSNTGNEYYLFQVTGYYSTEGTSAYPTVKWKQIPY is encoded by the coding sequence ATGGATTCCATCCCGAACTTCAAACCGCTTTGGAAACGAACGTGTATTGGGTTCGGGATTTTGTTCTTCTTATCCTGCTTAATATCCTGTGCGAGACAACATCCCGCGATCGACGAGGGAGAATTGGCGTTTCGACAATCCATCCTTGCAATTCAAAAACAAATCGAAGAAGCGAATAACTCCAAAATTCTTTCCACGGACCCGAACGGGGACGGTTCCTTTACTACAAAAATCCGAGCGGTTTCGTATGACGTGTGGATCAAATACAGCTTTGCGAATAAAGCTCAGGTTTTCGCGGCCGATAACGCGGGCGGTTGGGACGTAGGTTTTCAAAGATTCAAATTACAGACAAACGGCGGTTTGACACATCCCGGAGGAAACGGCGGGGCTTGTATGACGAACCCTGTCCTTACCGATTTTAATGCCGCGTCTGCGAGTACTTCCTCGGCGTTGGGTTGTACAAACGCTTTCTTTTTACCGGACACGAACGTTTCCGAAGTTGCGGCGGGCGGAGTTCAAACGAATTACGTGGGGAGCGACGTTCTCAACAAATGGTTTAATTATACGTTGGCGTTTCTTCAACCCAACAATAAGATTTTCGTAATACGTTCCAATACCGGAAACGAATACTATCTTTTTCAGGTTACGGGTTATTACAGCACGGAAGGAACATCCGCATATCCCACCGTAAAATGGAAACAAATCCCTTACTAA
- a CDS encoding TonB-dependent receptor plug domain-containing protein — protein sequence MYFSFYRSFQLKTVQILFLILFCIPIQAQEEKTKPEIKTGGNESPNTNTTKDANGITDPPKKENGNGQIQNQNQNQNGSNGQNGQPPEDSQIVVTGSRGERRLKDSTVATEVISRKKIEASGARNAAEVLETQLGIDVVPFFGGSRVRMLGLDSQYVLILIDGERISGRLNNAVDLSRFKVQNLERIEIVKGASSALYGADAIGGVINLITREADKKLSYEMRTTYGNGSRKNFNTEGEFNTTANMGFRNEMVSGAVSAGYNKNPGYRLVPDSQATTGNAYQDLNAGMNLTFNPDGKFKGKTRILYQHRDQNGVDVTQSKAVFDRNNKTHDFLATGSLEYGFGKRNLVSFRGNISKWENKYYNNQRGSDELDVKQLNAELTSQGTVQLDMEASDKHFITMGAESFANELESDRLQNRYVYRTRKAAFFQDEWTISRSPRIRVIPGVRYDDDSQFGNQTTPKLAARYDILQNLVWRASYGRGFRPPSFQELYLRFENPAVGYVVEGNPNLRPEKSITINSDLEYSPFSFLTFSFSLYRNDIINLIQYKFDSNKGREFAEFQLQNIAKAYTRGGEFGVQYRFLKHFTLELGYNHTDTRDETTNRPLEGRALHQASANFIYNSPSGFQFNLRGKHLDKRPFYSSTNSLSAAGQDYIPTEVKLNENPPVTYGKPFTIINIRMEQKFFDKHFGLFVGVDNILNQYELAYNPTRPRFYYGGFSAQF from the coding sequence ATGTATTTTTCATTCTATCGATCCTTTCAACTCAAGACGGTTCAGATTTTATTTCTGATCCTTTTCTGTATTCCGATCCAAGCCCAAGAGGAAAAGACGAAGCCGGAAATTAAAACGGGCGGAAACGAATCGCCTAACACGAATACTACGAAAGACGCCAACGGAATTACCGATCCTCCCAAAAAAGAAAACGGAAACGGCCAGATCCAAAATCAAAACCAGAACCAGAACGGTTCCAACGGACAAAACGGACAACCTCCCGAAGATTCTCAAATCGTAGTCACAGGTTCCAGAGGAGAAAGAAGACTCAAGGATTCCACCGTCGCCACCGAAGTAATCTCCCGAAAAAAAATCGAAGCGAGCGGCGCGAGAAACGCCGCAGAAGTTTTGGAAACCCAACTCGGAATCGACGTGGTTCCTTTTTTCGGAGGATCTCGGGTTCGTATGTTGGGACTTGATTCCCAGTACGTTTTGATTCTCATCGACGGGGAAAGAATTTCAGGTCGTCTGAACAACGCGGTGGATCTCAGCCGTTTTAAGGTTCAGAACCTGGAAAGAATCGAAATCGTAAAAGGCGCCTCATCGGCGTTATACGGCGCCGATGCGATCGGCGGCGTGATCAACCTCATCACAAGAGAAGCGGATAAAAAACTCAGCTACGAGATGAGAACGACTTACGGAAACGGAAGCAGAAAGAACTTCAACACCGAGGGAGAATTCAACACCACCGCCAACATGGGATTTCGAAACGAAATGGTGAGCGGCGCGGTTTCCGCGGGTTACAATAAAAATCCCGGTTATAGACTCGTTCCCGATTCTCAAGCGACGACTGGAAACGCGTATCAGGATTTGAACGCTGGAATGAATCTAACCTTCAACCCCGACGGTAAGTTCAAGGGTAAGACGAGAATTCTCTACCAACACAGGGATCAAAACGGGGTCGACGTGACTCAGTCGAAGGCTGTGTTCGATCGAAACAACAAAACGCACGACTTTCTTGCGACCGGTTCTTTGGAATACGGTTTCGGAAAAAGAAACCTGGTTTCCTTTCGCGGAAATATTTCCAAATGGGAAAACAAATATTACAACAACCAAAGAGGTTCGGACGAACTAGACGTAAAACAATTGAACGCGGAACTCACTTCTCAGGGAACCGTTCAGTTGGACATGGAAGCCTCGGACAAACATTTCATCACGATGGGTGCGGAATCTTTTGCGAACGAACTCGAATCGGACAGATTACAAAATCGTTATGTTTATAGAACTCGCAAGGCCGCGTTCTTTCAGGACGAATGGACGATTTCCCGTTCTCCTCGGATTCGAGTGATTCCGGGCGTACGATACGACGACGATTCTCAGTTCGGAAATCAGACCACTCCCAAACTCGCGGCACGTTATGACATCCTTCAGAACCTGGTTTGGAGAGCGAGTTACGGAAGAGGATTTCGTCCTCCGAGTTTTCAAGAATTGTATCTTCGTTTTGAAAATCCCGCCGTCGGTTACGTCGTGGAAGGAAATCCGAATCTAAGACCGGAAAAATCCATCACGATCAACTCCGATTTGGAGTACAGTCCTTTTAGTTTTTTGACGTTCTCCTTCAGTTTATACAGAAACGACATTATCAATCTCATTCAGTATAAGTTCGATTCGAACAAGGGAAGAGAATTCGCGGAGTTCCAACTTCAAAACATCGCAAAGGCTTATACGCGAGGCGGGGAATTCGGAGTTCAGTATCGATTCTTAAAACATTTCACATTGGAACTCGGTTACAATCACACCGATACGAGGGACGAAACCACCAATCGTCCTTTGGAAGGAAGAGCCCTTCACCAAGCCTCCGCGAACTTCATCTACAATTCTCCATCGGGGTTTCAGTTCAACCTTCGGGGAAAACATTTGGACAAAAGGCCGTTTTACAGTTCGACGAACAGTCTTTCGGCGGCGGGGCAGGATTATATTCCCACCGAAGTGAAATTAAACGAGAATCCTCCGGTAACATACGGAAAACCGTTTACGATCATCAACATAAGAATGGAACAGAAATTCTTTGATAAACATTTCGGTTTGTTCGTAGGTGTGGACAATATCCTGAATCAATACGAACTTGCCTACAATCCTACGAGACCGAGATTCTATTACGGCGGATTCTCCGCACAGTTTTGA
- a CDS encoding MFS transporter — translation MMRFSEKADSKKSPYFLPAAVFLAMLPVTMIVPVFKEIVKDRFQSGNGEVAWFLSVAMLGSFFFSPVAGFLSDYFGTRRKIIILFCGFDALLLSLLPYAENLSTLLFIRFLEGGAHVFVIGLLLASVADVEHGESKRKFGNGALMGLSGMLLSLGGAVGVSLGFLGKYDPTLPFKIGSGILLFLAFVVYQFVPEEKFTRTKKHSWKESGILFLTHPLLLFPLAFQFLDRFTSGYFMSSLNLRLREEFSLNPSETGRMLSLVFLPMALLSYPAIRLSKKTGKYFPVAIGSLIYGISLSLSGLFQSIAWISVSLLFCGLGAGLMFATSLRLASSLCTRENNGLVMAGLTGFGSLGFFLGPISSVGLDRIATSTTSIFGSSLTSVLFGLAQILIVLVSIPFYKTLNKKET, via the coding sequence CGGTATTTAAGGAAATCGTAAAAGACAGATTCCAATCAGGCAATGGTGAAGTTGCCTGGTTCTTGAGCGTTGCGATGCTCGGCTCTTTTTTCTTTTCACCGGTCGCCGGTTTTCTTTCGGACTATTTTGGAACTCGCAGAAAAATCATCATACTTTTCTGCGGGTTTGACGCGTTACTTTTGAGTCTTCTTCCTTACGCGGAGAATCTTTCCACATTATTGTTTATTAGATTTTTGGAAGGTGGTGCTCACGTATTCGTCATCGGTTTGCTTTTGGCTTCGGTTGCGGACGTTGAACACGGAGAATCCAAACGTAAATTCGGAAACGGAGCCTTGATGGGTTTGTCGGGAATGCTTCTTTCCTTGGGAGGAGCCGTCGGAGTTTCTCTGGGCTTTTTAGGAAAATACGATCCCACTCTTCCGTTTAAAATCGGTTCGGGAATTCTTCTCTTTCTCGCGTTTGTCGTTTATCAATTCGTACCGGAAGAAAAATTCACGAGAACCAAAAAACATTCTTGGAAAGAATCCGGAATTCTATTCTTAACACATCCTCTTCTTTTATTCCCGCTTGCGTTTCAGTTTTTGGATCGTTTCACATCGGGATACTTTATGAGTTCTCTCAATCTTCGTCTCAGGGAAGAATTCTCCCTCAATCCTTCCGAAACGGGAAGAATGTTGTCTCTTGTCTTTTTACCGATGGCTCTTTTGTCTTATCCGGCGATTCGTCTTTCTAAAAAAACGGGGAAGTATTTTCCGGTTGCGATCGGTTCTTTGATCTACGGAATTTCCTTGAGTCTTTCCGGTTTGTTTCAATCGATCGCTTGGATCAGCGTTTCCCTTTTGTTCTGCGGATTGGGCGCGGGTTTGATGTTTGCGACGTCTTTGAGACTTGCCTCTTCTCTTTGCACAAGGGAGAATAACGGACTTGTGATGGCGGGTTTGACCGGTTTCGGTTCTTTGGGATTTTTCTTAGGTCCGATATCTTCGGTTGGGCTGGATCGAATCGCGACTTCGACAACCTCGATTTTCGGTTCCTCTCTCACTTCCGTTTTATTCGGACTCGCTCAGATTTTGATCGTGCTCGTAAGCATTCCCTTTTACAAAACCTTAAACAAAAAAGAAACGTGA